One Harpia harpyja isolate bHarHar1 chromosome 23, bHarHar1 primary haplotype, whole genome shotgun sequence genomic window, GTGGGCGGTATCTGCCCCTGGCGGGATTTTTAAACTTCGAATCCACCAATCAATGACACCCAGGATGTAGTCCTCCGCCTATCAGAGAAGGCACTAGCGCTATATATACTCCGCGACTACCGGGCGGCAGTCACTGCTTCTGGTCGTTCGCCGTTAGGTTCTTGGTCTCTCGGAGCGATGGCGCGCACGAAGCAGACGGCGCGTAAGTCGACGGGCGGGAAGGCGCCCCGCAAGCAGCTGGCCACCAAGGCGGCCCGCAAGAGCGCGCCGGCCACGGGCGGCGTGAAGAAGCCGCACCGCTACCGGCCCGGCACGGTGGCGCTGCGCGAGATCCGGCGCTACCAGAAGTCGACGGAGCTGCTGATCCGCAAGCTGCCCTTCCAGCGCCTGGTGCGGGAGATCGCGCAGGACTTCAAGACCGACCTGCGCTTCCAGAGCTCGGCCGTGATGGCGCTGCAGGAGGCGAGCGAGGCCTACCTGGTGGGGCTCTTCGAGGACACCAACCTCTGCGCCATCCACGCCAAGCGCGTCACCATCATGCCCAAGGACATCCAGCTGGCCCGCCGCATCCGTGGCGAGCGTGCATAAACCGGTTTGGAAATTTGCCACGTATTTTGAGAAAGTACTCTAACCAACACAAAGGCTCTTTTAAGAGCCACTCCATACACAATGAAAGAGCTGTGACACTGCTgcacaagttttatttttcaaaaattatattACTCTATAAAGCATTCCTAAAATTCACCTGAATGAATCATGTTCCAGTAGTGTTCCCCTCAGCATTTGGGGTGGGCGGGACAGAAGGGAGGGAGCTGTGGTGATTGTCCGATGCACGGAAGCCGTGTACAGTTTTGAAAGGCCGGAAAACGTCGGGGTGACCCGGTGTTGGAAAGGGTCGAAATCTTCCCGCGGGGAAAAGACCCAGCGTGAAACAACGCGGGGAGGAGGAGTACCGCCTTTCGGCTCTCCCGGTAACCgcctccccccctttcccctcctttaCTCCCGCTCGCTGACACAGCCACCGcgcctccctcttcctctctcccccctcctcagctccGGCCTCCCAACGCGCACGTTGCCGACCCAGCTGCTCAAAAATAACCAAACCAACGAGAAAGTACAGGCAAAtacggggcggcgcggcgcggcgcggcccccgcgggtccgggcggcggcgggagcgatCGTTCGTTCCGGGCGGAGCCGCCTGCCGAATCCCGCCCCTGCCGCCTCGTCATTGGCCGCCTCGAGAGGGAGGGCGGAGGCCTTTCGGAGCTGCGCCCCTCGCTATTGGCCAGGACGGGATTCGCTCGGCCATTGGGTGCGCGTTCCCCGGCCGGGGGCTCGGCCTATCAGGAGCCGCCGGCCGCGCAAAGGGAAGGGATATAAGGGCGGGCCGCAGGGCGCGGGTAACTCACCTGCTTCTCTCCGGCGGCAGCGGGAGCTTAGTGCGGAGCGAGGGAGCGACAGACAGACCGACCGACAGAGCGAGGATGTCCGGCCGCGGGAAGCAGGGCGGGAAGGCGCGGGCCAAGGCCAAGTCGCGCTCGTCGCGGGCCGGGCTGCAGTTCCCCGTGGGCCGCGTGCACCGGCTGCTGCGCAAGGGCAACTACGCGGAGCGGGTGGGCGCCGGCGCGCCGGTGTACCTGGCGGCCGTGCTGGAGTACCTGACGGCCGAGATCCTGGAGCTGGCGGGCAACGCGGCCCGCGACAACAAGAAGACGCGCATCATCCCCCGGCACCTGCAGCTGGCCATCCGCAACGACGAGGAGCTCAACAAGCTGCTGGGCAAGGTGACCATCGCGCAGGGCGGGGTGCTGCCCAACATCCAGGCCGTGCTGCTGCCCAAGAAGACCGAGAGCCACAAGGCCAAGAGCAAGTGAACCGGGCTGGGAGGAGCGCCCCGAGCACAGAAGCGAAACCCAAAGGCTCTTTTCAGAGCCACCCACAGCCTCGCGAAggagctggagatgctgctgcgCGGCGGGCCGGGGAACGGCGTGCGCGTGTTCCTCGGGGGAGGGTCGGCTCGttagaaggggggtggggggtgtctccCCTCTGtagccgccccggcccggcccagtTATGAGCGGCCGGGAAGCCAGCGTGTTCCTCGCGGGCCCTGCAGCGGCTAGCGGGCGGAGGCTCGATCGCGCTGCTCTCCCGAGCGGgcggtgcccggggcgggggctgtgctggggcgaGCGGAGCGCTGGCTCTGCCGAGCGAGCGCGGAATCGCCCGGAGCCAATCGCCGCCCGCGCGGGCTCTTCAAAGAGCGAGGGCGCTTAACCCTctcgccgccggggcggggcccGGCTCCTGTGGGAGGCCGCCAGCCCCCCCAGCCTTCCGCGCGAGAGCGAGCTCCCTTCCACGCTTCGCCGCCTGAGGCGAAGCCCGTGTGGTCACGGCCCTTTCCCCGCTTCGGGCAGAAGGAAGCGAAGGATGCGCCGCCCTGCAGTAGAGGACTCGGCGAGACGCAGCCGGGTTTCGCTGCTTTCcgtctttttatttctcttttgttggggcaggaggggggctgTTGCCTCGGCCCGTGTTTTTTCCGCACACAGCCGCGGATGAGAGAGGCTCTAGGCTCGCCCTGCAGGGCCCCGGCGGTTTCCAGGGACTTCTGGGCGTCGGTAAATGCCTCGGGAAGAGCCGCAAAGTAGCAGAGCGCTCGCCTGGCAGGGGGCAGCGCCCCAGCAAGCTCCTCCGAAAGCGGCTGCCGGAAAGGAAAGAGCAGGCagaagagctgggaagggaaaCGATGGGGCAGCAGGGCGCTAGACAGAGACCCAGAAACACAGGACTGCAAGGCTCGCCAGCCCGGCTGCAGGTCGGCAAAGAAAAACGGGAGGGGGGTACGGGGGTATGATAAGGAGGACGGGGGGCAAGGAAGGGAGCAGAAACGTGGCAACCACTCGGGAAAGCTGAGCAACGCGACAAGgctcttttaaaggaaaaagtgggTGGCTCTTAAAAGAGCCTTTGGGTTCTCGAGGTGGTCGGTCGGGGAGCGAAGAGGCGTTCAGCCGCCGAAGCCGTAGAGGGTGCGTCCCTGGCGCTTGAGGGCGTAGACCACGTCCATGGCCGTGACCGTCTTCCTCTTGGCGTGCTCCGTGTAGGTGACGGCGTCGCGGATCACGTTCTCCAGGAAGACCTTCAGCACGCCACGCGTCTCCTCGTAGATGAGCCCCGAGATGCGCTTCACGCCGCCGCGCCGAGCCAGGCGGCGGATGGCCGGCTTGGTGATGCCCTGGATGTTGTCACGCAGCACCTTGCGGTGCCGCTTGGCGCCCCCCTTGCCGAGCCCCTTCCCGCCCTTGCCTCTGCCGGACATGCTGCCGCCGCTCAGCTCCGGAGAAGGAGTGTGGCCGGAGCAGGGCGGCGCGGCGGCTTTTATGCGGTGGGAGCCGACCTGATTGGGAGCAGGGGCGGGCtcggccggcgggggcggggcctgcccttccgcgggcggggcgggccgaggcggggcggggccttCGCCCTTCGCTGCTCTCGGGCCCCTCCCCGGGGTCCCGCACGGCTCCGCCGCGCCGGtccccgcctccgcctccgcctcgctcgccttcccccggccccggggccccTGAAGCGCCGTTTCCCGGCATCTGCCCCTCCGGGCGGGGCGACGGCGCGCAGACCTTCCTTCTCTGAGGGGCCGAGGGTGGTCCCGCGGCCGCCGCTTTCTTTGGGCGGCGGGGCCCTGTCTGAAGCGCCTCGGTGGATCGCGGCCCAGCGCGCCCGTACGGCCGGTGTCGGCCGTCTTGAGGCGCCCGCTGACCTTTGGTGAGGGTCGGCAAGCGGTCGCCCGGGACACCTGTACCTGGCAGGGTTGGGAGTTAATTTCCTTGACTTCGCCGGTCTTATTCTCTCCTGCCATCATCTCGGCaccacttcattttctttaaacattttctcATCACTGTATCGACAAGATGACATAAGTGTTAGAAGCCTCTCTTGGACTTTCAATTGTTGTTGCTATTTTTCACAGCATTATCACGAATATTTGTAATATTACTGTACTGCTATGCATGCAGCACAACATATATATCTTTTGCATATCAACATTTGTTTACCCTATCAGCAAGTAGTAATTATTTCCAAGAATGAGTGCAGATCtcatggtttggttttggtttggttttcctttgtgcATAGCACTAATCCTTTAACTCATAATTTCTAGATCTTTTGATGATAGGTAATTTATACATGGAATGAACATGACAGATATGTTACAATCATGAAGTTGACCTCTTTATATTTCGTCAGTGAGGACCACCGTTGAAAATGTGTAATTTGAGCATGTCAGCTGTaaactgaatttcaaaattaCTCCCAACTGCACCAAACAACAGAAATCACTTTGAAATGTCTGCCCTGGCCTTTGTTCCTGTATATGCCCCTAAATGCTTTCAAATACGTGAAGCCTTAGAATGTAATATTTTGCGCATGTCGTATTTGACATGTTTCTGAATTACATTTCCACTCAGTTATGACTTGTCTGATTATCTTCACCCACTCTTTCTACATCGGTGTGTGCTGAAGAATTCACCTGATAATATCCTTATGTGTGCAAGGGTTAAAATCTTCACAAAATAACAAAGCAGCAGGGTTTAGGCTGCTGGGACACATTGTCCCTTGAATTCTGGGGGGTTACTCACAAACTCCAAGCACCAAAAACTGGGTGGAAGCTCTCTTGACAGCTTTGCCTTGTTCCACTGTCAGTTTACAGCCATTAGGTTATAGCTAAATCATTCTCTTGTATTATGTAAATGCTCAGTTTAAAGATTCATCACCGTGGTATTAAAGGACAAGAGGAGCTTCAAGAATTAGAGGAGAAATGGAAGTCTCTCTCTTTTAGCAGAAGAGGCAATCAGCATTTTATATTAGTGTAatagaaagtgaaagaaaacaaaaagtcctGTTATGTTGTTATGttacaaatttttcttttaattttttttttcaaatgttaaaactACAGCATTGATTTAATAGGCTTTGAAGCAGGCAGAGACACATTCCTTTCAGTGTAGAAATACCTAGAGATGGGTCTAAAGTAACCCTCAGAGCCTGGGCTGTTACACAGCAATAAGAATTAGGCTAACTGCTATCAATGGAGTTGGGGAACTCCATGTACTGCTTTTGCAtcatggaggaaaagaaaaaaaaattccaagtgcATAAGGAGTTTCACAAACGTCCTTGCCTTCCCTCACTGCTATACCAAAACTTTATCTACTTGTGACATCTCTGGAGTTTCCAAAGGGCAGTAAGTGCCAATTGCTTGTGGGAAAGAAGGTCCCGTTCACATCCTAAGCCTGCAATTCTGGAAGGAGGTCTAAcaagatttttagaaaaacactCTGGGTCACTTCATTCTTCAATCAGTTTTGGGAATCTGCAACCTGGAAAATGATTCTTTCTAGCCCATACTTCATCTGTGCCGTCGACTAAGCATAAATTGTTCCTTCTCATCATTCTCACCTTTATGCCACTaagccagctccagcagcagccatTAGTATTGTGTCAGCCATTAGTTAATGCTGTGTCAGAAACTGCTCTTGCTccatataagaaaaaaagataaacgAAAAGTTCCAGTCCCTTGGAGCTTCTGTGTGCTGAGCAGCAGGGTTTCCATCCTTTCAAGAGTGCTAGAAGACAAAGGCTGGAAGATGGAGAAGTAATTTTCATCTGTATTTGAATGGTATGCCTGTGATTTAAAAATGATTCCATTTCCTGAAAATGTGGCATGTTCTGTTGTATGAAAAAAAACCAGGATTTTGAGATGTCTTTCAGATGTGGAATGCAGACTCTTCTGAACATTTTGTAGTGCATATCTCACCATGACCTACGGCCTATATCCAGAAATTTGTTGGAAGAATAAACTAAGATTGACCTACAACCAAGGAAGACCCTCATCATTGTGGAAGCCATAATTAATGGTGAAGAAATTAGCTGCTGGTCGTTTGTGCATGGTGATAATGAAAATACTGCATCAACATTTATTGTAGGGCATATTTAATGGCCTAGtaattcaggaaaataaatgttaggagaggcagagaaaaaacaaTGGGAGCCTATGACTTTTaagcagaaagaaacagagaTTCATGATTTCCTGAATGTTAGGACACCTGTGCTTGCCAACAGTTTTGAAAGAGGGCATTAAAATGCAGGGCAACAATCATGTGCTACTACCTACCCCATTCTTCCTTGGAATAGGAGTAAGGGTAGATGTCCACTTTCAGTAAGCAGTCTCCATAAAGTTGAATTGATCCAAAGTAGGTGTGGGGTTTTGATGCAGAATCAGAACCGATTACATTCTCCTGTCAATGGTTCATTTCATTTCCTAGTAACCTGTTAAAGCAATTCCAGGTAGAATCTCTTCATAGGCCTGTGCTAATTCATAAAAGTGTTTATTTCCTGGAAGGAAAGTAACAATATTTTAGTaaaatgtttcagtatttttattgacACTTGCTAATTCTAAAAATTAAGGAAAGGTGGATGGAGTGGCAATACCCAAATACAATTTCTGCCTGAAGAAATAATGGAATATCAAAGCCTGGGGAAGCCTTCCTGCTGTACCTGTGTAACTGCACCAAGTTCCTGTGTTGAGCACATGCTCTCTGTTTTGGGTTATGTTCTACAGTGGctgaaaaattaagttttagaCTACAGTGGCTGAGAAACTAAAATCCACTTACTAGCTTTTAATCCAAATACTTGGATAGTTCTAGGATATTATGCTTGAACAGCCAAAAGCAAAACATAGCTGAATAAAAGAGCCAGAGGGAAGCAAATGATCTGCAAGTTGCTTCAACACTCAGGTCTGCCCTTCCTGTCTTCTGCTTTATTCCCTATCTTTGATTTGACCTACGCTGTAGGGAAGATCataatgtttttttcatatgAGAACCCACAGGCTGATACTACAAATCTATCTTTTCTTGGTCACAAATCTCTCGCATAGTCGATGGGGATGATTTCCGGTGTACAGAAATATATCTTACATGGAGCAATGACGGGCTTGAGAGATCAGAATCAAATCTCTAAACACTTTCCAGTTTCCAAGTAAGTCAAGAAACAATcatgaaaatgaatgcaaaaagtgaaagttctgcttttatttccaggAGTCTCAGAGTCCGTTTCTGCCTTaaagaatttgggaaaaaaaaaattactaggaATCTTTCAAAGACTGAGATGGATGACAATATTCCTTGTTGTACGAGTCCAGAGAATTGACAGAAAGCCGCCATTAAATGTGAATAGCTTGAAACAGACAAACCACTCATATACAGATATCAATGGACTAG contains:
- the LOC128135486 gene encoding histone H3, with the translated sequence MARTKQTARKSTGGKAPRKQLATKAARKSAPATGGVKKPHRYRPGTVALREIRRYQKSTELLIRKLPFQRLVREIAQDFKTDLRFQSSAVMALQEASEAYLVGLFEDTNLCAIHAKRVTIMPKDIQLARRIRGERA
- the LOC128135466 gene encoding histone H2A type 2-C, with protein sequence MSGRGKQGGKARAKAKSRSSRAGLQFPVGRVHRLLRKGNYAERVGAGAPVYLAAVLEYLTAEILELAGNAARDNKKTRIIPRHLQLAIRNDEELNKLLGKVTIAQGGVLPNIQAVLLPKKTESHKAKSK